One region of Ornithorhynchus anatinus isolate Pmale09 chromosome X5, mOrnAna1.pri.v4, whole genome shotgun sequence genomic DNA includes:
- the LOC100088535 gene encoding zinc finger protein 250-like isoform X1 yields MGSRLGLAKQAGSRPSRSPPQVYTFGHQRPTGVCPRGPAILSPLAGEAGLRPHESPRRRLDSPPHPHCPHPNPGSPIPCCGMAEMCRTARSQVAVTFEDVAVPLTGAEWRCLGPAQRRLYRDVMLENYAHVVWLGFPGPKPAVISQLERGAGPSGAQDPMAPGGARHEGEAGAESEDPTIQEGHASTPPGEEAARIPEGRGGHACGGRCQATRASPRPGSGHGAVTARGGADQRASESGRPPGPRLSPAARPGDPATEEPQDRYGGGGRGSRGGPTARHARLTCEQCGRAFGHRSALVQHRRLHTGEKPFACEHCDRVFSHRSTLTQHRRLHTGEKPFACERCGCAFGQSSDLLKHRRLHTGERPFACEQCGRAFGHRSALVQHRRLHTGERPFSCERCGRAFSHRSTFVYHRRLHTGEKPFACEQCGRAFGDSSTLVQHQRTHTGERPHVCSQCGAAFGRASALVQHRRLHTGEKPHRCQDCGRAFGHQSTLIKHRRTHTGEKPFVCAQCGRAFRNGSTLSQHRRLHTGEKPHRCQDCGRAFGHQSTLIKHRRTHTGEKPFVCAQCGRAFRDGSTLSQHRRVHTGEKPFPCAQCGRAFRQRSNLTHHQRTHTGEKPFVCERCGRAFSVNKSLVHHRRMHSEEEA; encoded by the exons ATGGGTTCGCGACTTGGCTTGGCGAAGCAGGCTGGCTCACGGCCCTCTCGGAGCCCTCCGCAG GTCTACACTTTTGGCCACCAGAGACCGACCGGCGTCTGTCCCCGGGGACCAGCCATCCTGTCACCCTTAGCAGGGGAAGCGGGGCTCCGCCCACACGAGTCTCCCAGACGAAGGCTGGattctccccctcatccccactgTCCACACCCCAACCCGGGCTCCCCGATCCCCTGCTGTGGGATGGCCGAGATGTGCCGGACTGCCAGGTCCCAG GTGGCGGTGACATTTGAGGACGTGGCAGTGCCCCTGACCGGGGCCGAGTGGAGGTGCCTGGGCCCGGCCCAGCGCCGGCTGTACAGGGACGTGATGCTGGAGAACTACGCGCACGTGGTCTGGCTGG GATTTCCGGGCCCCAAACCGGCAGTGATCTCCCAGCtggagcgaggggcggggccgtcgGGAGCCCAGGACCCAATGGCCCCAGGAGGGGCCCGCCATG AGGGCGAGGCGGGAGCCGAGAGCGAGGACCCTACCATCCAGGAAGGCCATGCGTCAACCCCTCCCGGGGAGGAGGCTGCCCGCATCCCCGAGGGTAGGGGAGGACATGCGTGTGGGGGCCGGTGCCAGGCCACACGGGCAAGCCCCCGTCCGGGCAGCGGCCACGGAGCAGTGacggcccggggaggggcagaCCAGAGGGCCTCAGAATCCGGGAGACCGCCGGGGCCGAGGTTGAGTccagcggcccggcccggcgaccCCGCCACAGAGGAGCCCCAGGATCGCTACGGAGGTGGCGGCCGGGGCTCCCGCGGGGGACCCACTGCCCGCCATGCCCGGCTCACGTGCGAACAGTGCGGTCGGGCCTTCGGCCACCGGTCGGCCCTGGTCCAGCACCGGCGGCTgcacacgggcgagaagccgTTCGCGTGCGAGCACTGCGACCGGGTCTTCAGTCACCGGTCGACCCTGACGCAGCACCGGCGGCTGCACACCGGGGAGAAGCCGTTCGCCTGCGAGCGGTGCGGCTGCGCCTTCGGCCAGAGCTCGGACCTCCTCAAGCACCGGCGGCTGCACACGGGCGAGAGGCCGTTCGCCTGCGAGCAGTGCGGCCGGGCCTTCGGCCATCGGTCGGCCCTGGTCCAGCACCGGAGGCTGCACACGGGCGAGAGGCCGTTCTCCTGCGAGCGGTGCGGCCGGGCTTTCAGCCACCGGTCGACCTTCGTCTACCACCGGCGGCTGCACACCGGAGAGAAGCCGTTCGCGTGTGAGCAGTGCGGGAGGGCGTTCGGGGACAGCTCCACTCTGGTCCAGCACCAGCGGACGCACACGGGAGAGAGGCCGCACGTGTGCTCCCAGTGCGGAGCGGCGTTCGGCCGCGCCTCCGCCCTCGTCCAGCACCGGCGGCTGCATACGGGCGAGAAGCCGCACCGCTGCCAGGACTGCGGCCGCGCCTTCGGTCACCAGTCCACCCTCATCAAGCACCGGCGGAcgcacacgggcgagaagccgTTCGTCTGTGCCCAGTGCGGCCGGGCCTTCCGGAACGGCTCCACCCTGAGCCAGCACCGGCGGCTgcacacgggcgagaagccgCACCGCTGCCAGGACTGCGGCCGCGCCTTCGGCCACCAGTCCACCCTCATCAAACACCGGCGGAcgcacacgggcgagaagccATTCGTGTGTGCCCAGTGCGGCCGGGCCTTCCGCGACGGCTCCACCCTGAGCCAGCACCGGCGGGTgcacacgggcgagaagccgTTTCCGTGCGCGCAGTGCGGCCGTGCCTTCCGCCAGCGCTCCAACCTCACCCACCACCAGAGGAcccacacgggcgagaagccgTTCGTCTGCGAGCGGTGCGGACGGGCCTTTAGCGTGAACAAGAGCCTCGTCCACCACCGGAGGATGCACTCGGAGGAGGAGGCCTAG
- the LOC100088535 gene encoding zinc finger protein 250-like isoform X2, which produces MAEMCRTARSQVAVTFEDVAVPLTGAEWRCLGPAQRRLYRDVMLENYAHVVWLGFPGPKPAVISQLERGAGPSGAQDPMAPGGARHEGEAGAESEDPTIQEGHASTPPGEEAARIPEGRGGHACGGRCQATRASPRPGSGHGAVTARGGADQRASESGRPPGPRLSPAARPGDPATEEPQDRYGGGGRGSRGGPTARHARLTCEQCGRAFGHRSALVQHRRLHTGEKPFACEHCDRVFSHRSTLTQHRRLHTGEKPFACERCGCAFGQSSDLLKHRRLHTGERPFACEQCGRAFGHRSALVQHRRLHTGERPFSCERCGRAFSHRSTFVYHRRLHTGEKPFACEQCGRAFGDSSTLVQHQRTHTGERPHVCSQCGAAFGRASALVQHRRLHTGEKPHRCQDCGRAFGHQSTLIKHRRTHTGEKPFVCAQCGRAFRNGSTLSQHRRLHTGEKPHRCQDCGRAFGHQSTLIKHRRTHTGEKPFVCAQCGRAFRDGSTLSQHRRVHTGEKPFPCAQCGRAFRQRSNLTHHQRTHTGEKPFVCERCGRAFSVNKSLVHHRRMHSEEEA; this is translated from the exons ATGGCCGAGATGTGCCGGACTGCCAGGTCCCAG GTGGCGGTGACATTTGAGGACGTGGCAGTGCCCCTGACCGGGGCCGAGTGGAGGTGCCTGGGCCCGGCCCAGCGCCGGCTGTACAGGGACGTGATGCTGGAGAACTACGCGCACGTGGTCTGGCTGG GATTTCCGGGCCCCAAACCGGCAGTGATCTCCCAGCtggagcgaggggcggggccgtcgGGAGCCCAGGACCCAATGGCCCCAGGAGGGGCCCGCCATG AGGGCGAGGCGGGAGCCGAGAGCGAGGACCCTACCATCCAGGAAGGCCATGCGTCAACCCCTCCCGGGGAGGAGGCTGCCCGCATCCCCGAGGGTAGGGGAGGACATGCGTGTGGGGGCCGGTGCCAGGCCACACGGGCAAGCCCCCGTCCGGGCAGCGGCCACGGAGCAGTGacggcccggggaggggcagaCCAGAGGGCCTCAGAATCCGGGAGACCGCCGGGGCCGAGGTTGAGTccagcggcccggcccggcgaccCCGCCACAGAGGAGCCCCAGGATCGCTACGGAGGTGGCGGCCGGGGCTCCCGCGGGGGACCCACTGCCCGCCATGCCCGGCTCACGTGCGAACAGTGCGGTCGGGCCTTCGGCCACCGGTCGGCCCTGGTCCAGCACCGGCGGCTgcacacgggcgagaagccgTTCGCGTGCGAGCACTGCGACCGGGTCTTCAGTCACCGGTCGACCCTGACGCAGCACCGGCGGCTGCACACCGGGGAGAAGCCGTTCGCCTGCGAGCGGTGCGGCTGCGCCTTCGGCCAGAGCTCGGACCTCCTCAAGCACCGGCGGCTGCACACGGGCGAGAGGCCGTTCGCCTGCGAGCAGTGCGGCCGGGCCTTCGGCCATCGGTCGGCCCTGGTCCAGCACCGGAGGCTGCACACGGGCGAGAGGCCGTTCTCCTGCGAGCGGTGCGGCCGGGCTTTCAGCCACCGGTCGACCTTCGTCTACCACCGGCGGCTGCACACCGGAGAGAAGCCGTTCGCGTGTGAGCAGTGCGGGAGGGCGTTCGGGGACAGCTCCACTCTGGTCCAGCACCAGCGGACGCACACGGGAGAGAGGCCGCACGTGTGCTCCCAGTGCGGAGCGGCGTTCGGCCGCGCCTCCGCCCTCGTCCAGCACCGGCGGCTGCATACGGGCGAGAAGCCGCACCGCTGCCAGGACTGCGGCCGCGCCTTCGGTCACCAGTCCACCCTCATCAAGCACCGGCGGAcgcacacgggcgagaagccgTTCGTCTGTGCCCAGTGCGGCCGGGCCTTCCGGAACGGCTCCACCCTGAGCCAGCACCGGCGGCTgcacacgggcgagaagccgCACCGCTGCCAGGACTGCGGCCGCGCCTTCGGCCACCAGTCCACCCTCATCAAACACCGGCGGAcgcacacgggcgagaagccATTCGTGTGTGCCCAGTGCGGCCGGGCCTTCCGCGACGGCTCCACCCTGAGCCAGCACCGGCGGGTgcacacgggcgagaagccgTTTCCGTGCGCGCAGTGCGGCCGTGCCTTCCGCCAGCGCTCCAACCTCACCCACCACCAGAGGAcccacacgggcgagaagccgTTCGTCTGCGAGCGGTGCGGACGGGCCTTTAGCGTGAACAAGAGCCTCGTCCACCACCGGAGGATGCACTCGGAGGAGGAGGCCTAG